The genomic window TTGCTGGTTATTCCACAAAAAATCGGCAGTAATATTTGTAGATTAAATATTAGCCGAAAGGTGTGGGCGGATCCTCCGCATATAAAAAAGTTTAAAAAGACTACCCAGTGGGTAGTATCCTGTCGAAAAAATCCACTAAACAATTATGTATAGTGGATTTTTTGTTTTAGGTAGTGTTAAATAATCTATGAAAAATTAAGTTTACTAAAATCCAGATTTTGAGGAACAAAAAAAGAGTGTTTTTGAGTGAAAAACATTGGGGCTCTGCCCCAAACCCCGTCCTCGCCGGAGGGCAGCCGGTCTGTCATGCAGACCGGAAGACAAAAGGATACTAAGGCCGGGGATGTAAAGCTGGTGGTGCATAATTATGTAGTGTTTTACGTTGTAAGTGGTAAAACAGTGCTAGACGACTGTCAGAGAGTTTTATGTGCTCTGGCAGTTTTTTATTTCGGATAAGTTATGCGAATTTTCATGCGCTCAAGGCACATTACACTGATTTGGCTGGTTTGATGGAATATATAATATTATGGTATAATTAGCCGATAACAAATATGATGAGCAGACATTGTTAAAGGAGACACAAAATTAATGTTATTTAAGGAATTGAACATCATTGATCCTATCCTGGAGGCCCTAAAAAAAGAAGGGTATACCGAACCTACACCGATTCAGGAACAGGCTATTCCTGTTATCCTTGACAAAAGAGACCTGATTGGATTAGCCCAGACCGGGACCGGTAAGACAGCCGCCTTTGCTGTTCCCATCCTGCAGATTCTCGAGGCTGGGCCTAAGGACGTCCAAGGGAAGCGCGCCCTTAAAGCGCTGATACTAACTCCAACCCGGGAGCTGGCCATTCAAATCGGTGAGAGCTTTACAGCGTATGGCAGGAATCTTGGTTTACGGCATACTGTTATTTTTGGCGGTGTATCGCAAGTATTGCAGACCGGCGCATTAAAGGCAGGGGTAGACATCCTTATTGCCACGCCGGGTAGGCTGCTTGACTTGATGAATCAGAAATATATTAACCTGCGGCATATCAAGATGTTCGTTCTTGATGAGGCCGACCGCATGTTGGATATGGGATTTTCCCATGATGTTAAAAAAGTCGTTGCGCATTTGCCTGAGAGAAGGCAAACCATACTATTCTCCGCCACTATGCCCCGGGAAATTGCTAAATTGGCCGGGGATATTTTAGAAAATCCGGTCAGGGTTGCTGTAACGCCCACCTCATCTACGGTAGATGCTATTGAGCAAACTGTATATTTTGTGGGAAAAAAGGACAAGAAACAGCTGTTGGTGCACCTGCTCAAAAACAGAGCCGTTGTCTCAGCATTGGTATTTACCCGTACCAAGCATGGCGCCGATAAGGTAACCAGGAACCTCATTAGAGCCGGGGTACAGGCCGAGGCTATTCACGGCAATAAATCACAGACGGCCAGGCAGCGGGCTTTGACAAAATTTAAAAACAGGGAGACCAGGGTTCTGGTGGCGACAGATATCGCGGCCAGGGGCATTGATATCGAAGAATTGTCCCATGTAATAAATTACGATTTGCCTAATGTGCCGGAAACGTATGTTCACCGCATTGGGAGAACCGGCAGGGCCGGTCTGGCCGGGGTGGCGCTTTCTTTTTGTGATCAGGAAGAAAAGGCATATCTCAAGGACATCCAGAAGCTTATTGCCAAGCCAATACCGGTAATTGAGGATCACCCCTACCCCCTAAGCGAAGATTCGCCAATGCCTTCCAAGGATATTCCCCCGCAAGCGGCTGTGCGCCAAACCGGGAAAATCGGATATTTTAGGAGAAGCGGAAAAAAGATAAAATAGGGAAGGTAAAACATATTGGCTAAACAATTATACATTACAGAAAAACCATCTGTGGCTAATGGCTTTGCAAACGTGTTAGGTTTAGAAATATCTAAATCTGATCGGGGAAGGGGCTATGCGGAAAATAATCAAGTGATTATAAGCTGGTGCTTTGGCCATCTTGTGACAATGGCATACCCTGAGGCCTACGATCCAGCCTATAAGTCATGGCGAGTGGAGCATCTGCCGATCATTCCCAAAGAATATAAATATATAGTCATTGATAATGCAGGCACAAAAAAACAGTTTGAAGTGATAAAGCAGCTGATGAACCGTCATGATGTGGATATGATTTACTCATGTACAGATAGCGGGCGTGAAGGTGAGTATATCTTCCGCTTAGTTTATCAACTAAGTGGAACGAACAAACCTGCCAAAAGGGTGTGGATATCTTCCCAGACTGATGAAGCAGTAAAAAAGGGCATCGATGAAGCAAAAGATATCAGGGAGTACGATTCCCTATCTCAAGCAGCCTATTGCCGAGCTAAAGAGGATTGGCTCTTTGGCATGAATTTCAGCAGGATTTACACCTGCCAGTATGGCAAGGATTTATCAGCCCGTTTCAAAGAGGATAAGCGGTCGGTAATTGCCATCGGCCGAGTGATGACCTGTGTCCTGGGCTTAGTGGTGGAGCGGGAATTGGAAATCAGAAACTTTGTGCCTAAGGTTCATTATGGGGTTGTGGCCGAATTTATTTCTCGCGAGAGCGGTATCTCCTATAAGGGTAAATGGCAGCCCAAGAAAATAAAGGGGCCAGACCCAACAGAAGAACATGAGAGCGAAGAAAAGTATCTCAGCCAAGAGGATGCACAAGAAATTATCGAAAGACTGAAGGGACAGGAGGCTGCAGTAAAAAAAGTAGAGGTTAAGGTAAAGAAGGAACAACCACCCCTGCTTTTTAATCTGGCCGAGCTGCAATCGGAAGTCAATAAAAAATTCAAACTACCTGTAGATAAAACCTTGGAGATCGCTCAGAGCCTCTATGAGAAAAAGTTGATTTCTTACCCCAGAACGGACAGCCGGGTACTGTCATCCGATATTATTAAAGAAATCCCGAAAGTCCTTAATAGTTTGGCTGCTAATGCCGTGTTTAAGGACTTTGTGCTAAGGATTAAGGATTTTGGCAAGCTTGCTATTAATAAATCCACCAAAAGGTTTGTTAATGACAACAAGGTGACTGACCACTATGCTATCATCCCCACCTATGTGACGACTGATATTTCCAGGCTCGATGTAAATAGTCGGAATGTCTATAGCCTAATTGTGAAAAGGTTTCTAGCTATTTTCTACCCGCAGGCGGAGTATAATACCGTGAAGGTAGAGACGGAAATTACAGGAGAAATCTTTGTGACCAATTCCAAAACCATGAAAGAGCCAGGCTGGAAAGAGGTCTATGAGGTTACGCCTGCAAAAGACGGAGAGCTGATTTCCACTTCACCTCTGCATTTGCTCATTAAAAAGGAAAAGTGTGCTGTAATGGCCTTTGATTTAGAACAGAAGGAAACGAAGCCACCTTCCCGCTTTTCCGATGCTTCCTTGGTGCTAACCATGGAAAAAGCGGGGAAGTATATCGAAAACGAAGAGCTCAGAGAGCAGATCAAGACATGTGGTATAGGGACTTCAGCCACACGTTCCGGGATTATTAAAAAGCTTAAGGATATTGGCTATATTAGAATTAATCCTAAGACCCAAATTGTTTCACCTGAGCCCAAAGGGGAAGCGATTGTTGATTATGTTCGCTTATCAGCAAAGGAACTGTTGAATCCAATTCTGACTGCCAGTTGGGAAAAGGGCTTGTTAATGATTCAAAATAATGAGACTACAGAGGAAGTTTTTGAAGAGAAGTTGAACAGCTACATCACTCGAACCATTGAGAAGGTTAAGAAAAATAGAGGAAAACTAGCTAACACTCCCCATGGCTAAAGCCAGGGGCTTTACGGTACTCACGGTAAATTGAGTAATGACAGTTTAAAATCTTGTGGCAGATAAATCTCAAAAGGCTGTCTATGAGGAGTTGATACCATGCAGTTTAAGCCGTCTGCAAGCATCCGGCAGAATTACAACGAAATCGCGGATTTATGCAGGTCTACCGGAGAACCTGTATATCTTACGAAAAACGGCGAGGGCGATCTTGTAGTTATGGATATAGAGGCGTTTGCCCGCCGTGAGAAAATGCTAAAGCTGCGGGAAGAACTGTTGGCCGTTGAGGAAGGTCGTCTGGCCGGACGCGCCGGAACTAAGCCGGAGGAACTGGATAGCTATCTGGAAAGTATCATTGATGAGGTGGAGTTGGAAATGTAGAACAAACCTTTTATTTTTTCCTTTAGCCGCTTATCTTACCCCTAAATGGTCACAATCTAAATGGGGGGTCTTTATATGTTTAAAACAAGTAAAGCGTTTTTAACCATAATTATATTAATGTTAACGGTATTTGTCCTCACACCTGTATGCTATGGGAATTCAGCTGAGCCACCGTCAATATTGATTATAGTTGATAATGCGCCGGATGATCTTGAAATAAGCATTGGATTAGATAATACGTATGCTAAAGCCATGAAAACGAACAAGGTTGTTGAAACATATTATACCTTTTATTCACATGGTCTAAGAACAGCAGATGATTATACTTTAAGAATAAGCTCAGGAAGCGGCACCTTTGAAATATCATTGGACAAGCCAATGAAACTATATAACAACATCTTTACACTGGACTTAAATAATCAGACACTTACAGCTGGGAAATCAGTGTCAAGATCAATTTTTTTAGTGTCCCTGCGCATAACCTTGACATTTTTAATAGAAGCTATGGCATTTTGGCTATTTGGCTTTAGAAATAAAAAGTCATGGTTTGTTTTTCTTATTACTAATTTAATTACCCAAGGGGCATTGAATATCTGGATAAATGGATTTACTCCTTTGGGAAGCTACATGATTCTTACACTGATATTTGGTGAAATCCTGGTATTTATTGTTGAAATCCTGGCATTCTTAACCCTGGTACAAGAGCATCATCGTATAAGAACATTTTTATATGTGATTATAGCAAATTTATTAAGCTTATTTGCGGGAGGATACATAATTACCGTTCTTCCGATATAATGGGAGGAGAAAGATGATGACCAACCCAATTGTAAAGCGCTATCAGGACAATCCTATATTAACAAAAAAAGA from Phosphitispora fastidiosa includes these protein-coding regions:
- a CDS encoding type II toxin-antitoxin system prevent-host-death family antitoxin, which produces MQFKPSASIRQNYNEIADLCRSTGEPVYLTKNGEGDLVVMDIEAFARREKMLKLREELLAVEEGRLAGRAGTKPEELDSYLESIIDEVELEM
- a CDS encoding DNA topoisomerase 3, giving the protein MAKQLYITEKPSVANGFANVLGLEISKSDRGRGYAENNQVIISWCFGHLVTMAYPEAYDPAYKSWRVEHLPIIPKEYKYIVIDNAGTKKQFEVIKQLMNRHDVDMIYSCTDSGREGEYIFRLVYQLSGTNKPAKRVWISSQTDEAVKKGIDEAKDIREYDSLSQAAYCRAKEDWLFGMNFSRIYTCQYGKDLSARFKEDKRSVIAIGRVMTCVLGLVVERELEIRNFVPKVHYGVVAEFISRESGISYKGKWQPKKIKGPDPTEEHESEEKYLSQEDAQEIIERLKGQEAAVKKVEVKVKKEQPPLLFNLAELQSEVNKKFKLPVDKTLEIAQSLYEKKLISYPRTDSRVLSSDIIKEIPKVLNSLAANAVFKDFVLRIKDFGKLAINKSTKRFVNDNKVTDHYAIIPTYVTTDISRLDVNSRNVYSLIVKRFLAIFYPQAEYNTVKVETEITGEIFVTNSKTMKEPGWKEVYEVTPAKDGELISTSPLHLLIKKEKCAVMAFDLEQKETKPPSRFSDASLVLTMEKAGKYIENEELREQIKTCGIGTSATRSGIIKKLKDIGYIRINPKTQIVSPEPKGEAIVDYVRLSAKELLNPILTASWEKGLLMIQNNETTEEVFEEKLNSYITRTIEKVKKNRGKLANTPHG
- a CDS encoding DEAD/DEAH box helicase, with the protein product MLFKELNIIDPILEALKKEGYTEPTPIQEQAIPVILDKRDLIGLAQTGTGKTAAFAVPILQILEAGPKDVQGKRALKALILTPTRELAIQIGESFTAYGRNLGLRHTVIFGGVSQVLQTGALKAGVDILIATPGRLLDLMNQKYINLRHIKMFVLDEADRMLDMGFSHDVKKVVAHLPERRQTILFSATMPREIAKLAGDILENPVRVAVTPTSSTVDAIEQTVYFVGKKDKKQLLVHLLKNRAVVSALVFTRTKHGADKVTRNLIRAGVQAEAIHGNKSQTARQRALTKFKNRETRVLVATDIAARGIDIEELSHVINYDLPNVPETYVHRIGRTGRAGLAGVALSFCDQEEKAYLKDIQKLIAKPIPVIEDHPYPLSEDSPMPSKDIPPQAAVRQTGKIGYFRRSGKKIK